TAAACTCGACCGGCTCCGAGGTCATCTTTGACCTGGATTCAAAACTTTCCGAACTAGCCTCTCTCGACAAAAAGATCACCGCCCCCGGTTTCTGGGACAAGCCGGAGGCCACCCAGCACGTGATGAAGCGCCGTTCCGCCATCACCAAGGCGGTGGAAGGATACCGCGCGCTTGAAAAACGCCTTAACGACGTGCGCGAGATGGCCGAGCTTTTGAAAATGGAATCCGACCCGGCCATGGAGGCGGAGGTGGCCGGGGAGATGCGCGCATTGGCCGCCCAGACGGAGAAGGTGGAGCTTGCCGCCATGCTCTCCGGCGAGCACGACACGGACAACGCCATCGTGGAAATCCATCCCGGCGCCGGTGGGACAGAGGCGCAGGACTGGACCGAAATCCTGATGCGGATGTACCTTCGCTGGGCGGAGCGGCGTGGATTCAAGACGCAGATTGTGGACCTGCTTCCGGGCGAAGAGGCGGGGATAAAGTCGGTGACGTTCATCGTTTCCGGCGAATACGCCTACGGTTATCTTCGGGCGGAGGCCGGGGTGCACAGGCTCGTGCGCATCTCCCCGTTCGACTCCAACAAGCGGCGGCACACGTCGTTCTCGTCTGTGGCGGTGACCCCGGAGATAGACGACGACATAGAGATAACCATAAAAGACGACGACCTGCGGGTGGACGTGTACCGCTCCTCCGGCGCCGGGGGCCAGGGAGTGAACACGACAGACTCCGCCGTGCGGATAACGCATATACCCACCGGGATAGTGGTGGCCTGCCAGAACGAACGAAGCCAGCACAAGAACAAG
This portion of the Nitrospinota bacterium genome encodes:
- the prfB gene encoding peptide chain release factor 2 (programmed frameshift), giving the protein MNEEFTALLDQTSVKLDRLRVIFDLDSKLSELASLDKKITAPGFWDKPEATQHVMKRRSAITKAVEGYRALEKRLNDVREMAELLKMESDPAMEAEVAGEMRALAAQTEKVELAAMLSGEHDTDNAIVEIHPGAGGTEAQDWTEILMRMYLRWAERRGFKTQIVDLLPGEEAGIKSVTFIVSGEYAYGYLRAEAGVHRLVRISPFDSNKRRHTSFSSVAVTPEIDDDIEITIKDDDLRVDVYRSSGAGGQGVNTTDSAVRITHIPTGIVVACQNERSQHKNKASALKVLKGKLFAIEEEKMRAKLDGLAGEKKGIKWGSQIRSYVLQPYQMVKDLRTRIESGNVNAVLDGDIDGFIEGYLLKGPVKAGEIEEEEEEEE